DNA sequence from the Callospermophilus lateralis isolate mCalLat2 chromosome 2, mCalLat2.hap1, whole genome shotgun sequence genome:
CAAGGACTTCATTCTCTCCTCTCGAGATGCGATGGCTAAGACAGTGTGCAAGATCATAATGTAGGAGATTATGATGAGCACAGCATCCAGCAGCAAGTTCATGATCACCAGAACCAGAGCATAGATGCTGTTGAAGCGGATGTCTGAACAGGCCAATCGAAGTAAGTCTTGGTGCAggcagaaagagtgagagaggatgTGAGGACGGCAGTAATTTAAGAACTTCAGGCGGATGATGGCAGGAGAAATGAATGAAAAACTTCTACACAAAATTGCCACTCCGAttttcatgattttgtcattggTTAGGATGGAGGAGTAGCGTAGAGGGTTGCAAATGGCAATGTAGCGGTCAAAGGCCATAGCCAGGAGGACAGAGGACTCCATGAGGGACAGACCATGAATGAAATAGGACTGAGCAATGCAGAAATCCAGGCTGATCTCTTGCATGAACCCATAGAGGACTCCCAGCACCGTGTGCACAGTGGACAGTCCCATGcacagatcagtgagggacagcaTGGCCAGGAAGTAGAACATGGGCTGGTGCAAGCTTGGCTCAGTCCTGATCACATGGAGCACCGTACAGTTTCCCAGGAACACCATGGCATAGATGGAGGAGAAGGGGATGGAGAGCCAGAGGGAGTAATTTTCTAGACCAGGAACGCCAGTGAGAACAAATGTTGAACTATTGAGGTGGGAGTGAGAGAGAGCAGACATGAGTAGAAGATGAAAAATCTTCCAAGAGAGCTATTTTAATTATTCAAGTTTGTGATTCCCAAATTTCCAGCAATGTTAAATCtgctttcagaagaaaatcaaatacaatGCAATTGCCACAAGCAGCAATGTAGAAATGTGATTCttcattcctgttatctctacatGGAACTTACAGTATGAGCAATGAGAGATATCAGAAATTTAGGTGCTTTTATTCAGTTACAATAATGCTAATAGGTACATAGGGTTTAGTTTGCAATCTAGCCTTTTGGGAATGGCTGTTCAGTCttaaagaaaattaatatatGACCACAGTGTAAAATACTACCATGACTGATACACCCTTGGGATTAGGTGAAATACATGACCGATTTTCCACTTCAGTACCACATTATAGCTTTTCCCTGTTGCAACAGATCATAAAATCCCTTTAAATGTACTGGTTAAGATAATTTAACTTGACAAACATGGAAATTTGAATAAGAGACACTAAATAAATTAAGTAACATCTTAAATTTTGCTCAATTTCTTTGCCTATTTAAATTATACTttatatttgtttctgttttcatcCACCCCTTCCACCTCTATAAAATTTTGACTTTTTCTTAATCACAATGTAATCACCTTTTATATTGCTTATTTCTGATATCATACTTAGCATGAATTTTATACTGGGAATTAATAAATATTCATACTATTCATTTTGTTAATGTCAGTGTTAAATAACTACTTATTTTaataagtttatttattttaagcatATAAAATTTTTGTAAAAGCGAATCATGATATATGATTTGCATCTACCCTCCATAGATCTGTAGCAATTCCCTCAAATTTCAGAAACTCCCATTAATCATTTTACAGCAACATGACATGAGTTTCTTTGTTTGAGTTTataaaatattgaattttataaaaaaaaaaaactaggatttTAGAATATACTTAAAGCTCCATAGATTTGTATAATTAGATAACATAAAAGTTTTTCTAAGAAGAAGTGATTTGATTTTTTTGAAAGAAGTTAATATTTCCAAATATAAggtcaatatttaattttttgataaTTTTGGTACTATCCTCAGAATATAATTTATTGGCTGCATACTAGCCTTGAGAGAAGGTATTTAATAAATTTGTTAAGGAGAAAAAGTTACCTTAAAATAGAATTGTATTATTCAAGAAATGTAGTATTTTTCTTAATAGATATTCAGTTAAAATATCAGTGATTAATGCaataaattttttgaaacatggcTTGGGGATGGTATTGGGAAATGTCACAAGATATTGGCTAGTTCAATGTAGAAGAGAAATTACATGTCAATTTTTCTAtgaagtttttctatgtctgtagaAACAGAGTAAAAAAAATTTCCATCAAGCTATTTCAGTAATGTTCTTAACAGAGAACTCATTAAATGGGGAAACTATTTTAATCAATGTGTGTCTCTTCTCTGTTTAGTAAGAAACTTGTGGAttgatatattttatgttttcatctatctaaatgtagTCCCTTACAAAAATAGAGCCTCAATACACATTTGTTGAATACAAGTATAAGTTAATTACAGTAAATTCTGTAGCTTCTCCAATAAAACTTGATTTTTGAAAGCTTTATCACAGAATCTAGTTAGAATCCCtataaatatgcaaataattgatcatcatttatattttgaaataattgggTGTCTCCAAATATGTCTGAAATAATCTATGTTCTCAGATATTAAATATACAGCTATCACTAAATATAGATTCTACCTAACACAAAAGAACTAAAAGACCTCAAAATAATTTGTACTTTCATGTTCATTGAagcaccattcacaatagtcatgtatgtaaacaacctaagtgtctatccacagaaaagggaaaaataaattacagtagatggataaAATGAAATATCATGGATCTTAAAATGGAAGGTAAACATTCCATATGTATCAATATGAATGAAActaaggacattatgctaagtggaaTAATCCAGTCAAAGAAAGAAATGTATTCTATTAGAAAAGTGAAATTTAGAGGAAACAGAGAGTGGAATGATCGTTGCCAGGGGTTGAGGTCTGAAGAAGTGGATAGTTGTTGGTTATAGTTTAAATCTTGGAATTATGAAATTAATGTGTTCTAGATATCTAGTGGACAACATACTAGTTGTGGTTAATGATCATGTTCTTATCATATACTGAAAATTCACTGAGAGAGTAGTTCTAAAGTCTATATACACACAATGACAATTATGTGAAGTAATAGATATGCTAATTACCTTGATTGCAAAGATGATTACATAAGTACATATATCAAAACACTATATTTTTTATTCCTTAAAATAGACACTCTGTTTTGTTGCTTATATTTCAAAAGCTAATAAACTTTGTCATAGGTTCAATTCTTTTTAACAGAGTTAACACACCACTCAAAAGTTAATCCTAGTTAGAAATACTGAGgagtaaaatagaaaatgaagggaaAATGTTTCAGTCTGAATACCTATGTTAAATCCAGTCATGTGAGTTTTTTTCCAGCAGCTATAAAATTATAATAGTACTTTTCCTCTTTAATCTGTCATAATTGTGTTTTATAGCTGTGAAAAGCACAGGTGAGGTTGAATAAGGATGAAAGTATctgctttctttttcatttcttataCTATATACAGTCTTCACATAGTCTTTTAGGGAAtgttataaatatttttgtgttttttttattcGTGATTTTCTGCTTCAAGTGGCCATTAAATATATTGGTGAAGTGCAGGCCAGTGTCCCTGAAGTAGTACTGTGCCTTATGGAAAAAAGATAAGCTGGCTGAGTTCAATGTTAATGAATATATGGCAAATCTAGAAAAAGCAATATAAATTTCTCTGCCTATATGCAAATAATTAATGTAAAGTACTAAGGTATTATCTATTGCACATGATGAAGGAAGgtataaaaaagattaaaaagcagCAAATTTGTAGATGCATAAGGTGGTAACTGATTGAAACAGTGAGTAGATAGCATTGTTATCCAATTGACACTATATCTGGAGTTAGGAAAACAAATTCTTTGTAGATAATGTGGACTACCTCCAGGTTTCGAAAGAGAATATAATATGAAAAATGTTAAGCATATAGATAATGCAAGGTTGGAGATCATGGAACTGCAATAAACTTTTTGGAAGAACAAAACCCACCATTTTATCCAGGAATGTTTTATGGAAGtagctttctttgttttttattttattttttaaaatattttctttctttattggaGACAgaacttaggagtgctctgtcactgaactacatgcccagcccttccaattttaactttttttttaaagacagattcTTTTTAAGGTGCACAGTCTCTGCTCCGACTTGCTATCCTTCTGCTTCAGTCCCCAAATGGATGGgaatataggtgtgtgccacaagGCCCAAATAACAAGTTAAGTTTTTAGGACATGGGAAACTGAATCTATATTATACAAGTAACATTTCAGGTATCAAAACACAGTGAGCACAGACTTGTAAGATCCTATCTGAGTTCAATTCAATTGATGAATCTGGAAACAGTGATATAATGATACAAATGGCCAATTAATCAGGCAAATTTTAGCTTCTGTTTTAGTTACCTTTCTGtcactaaaataaaatacctggaatGATTAACTTATGAAGATAAAAGTTTTGTTCAGGCTCATAGTTTGCAGATACTGGCATGTTATAAATTGATTCCATCCATTTGAGCCTGTGCCAAGGTAACATGTGTGGCAGAAGCACATGATGAACAAAACACTTAACCAGAAAtccaaagagaaaaaggaagaatcTCTTGAATTTCCTTTGAGAACTCACTTCCAACAACCTGAGTGGAACTTGGAGCATACtgtttttgagattcatccatgttgtattattattattcagcATTCTACTTCTTTTTACATTTACATTTGTGTTTTTTCCCACTTTTGACTATCACCAATAATGCTATGATGAGCATTTATATACAAACATAAGTTTTCAATTCTCTTGGGTAGATATCCAGCTGTGGATCAGaataataattctattttttaacatttttagaaaCTGATAAACTATTTCCCAAAGCTTCTGGAACATTTTATATTTCAAGCAATAACATGTTGGTTGAGATTTCTTTATaaactcaccaacacttgttattctCTCTATTTTGATTCTGGTGGGTATGAATCTTGATACAGGGCTTAATGAACAAAAATGTCAGTTCTCAAGCCTTTTCCAGCTTCTAGAGGCTATCTACATTCCTTTGGATATAACCCTTATTTGATCTTAAAGGTCCTGCAGGACATTGAACAAATGCAAAATCACAGTTTATCAAGTGATATTCTCAAAAAATGGTAACCGTGAGATCATAGAGGATTGAACCACTCATGTTAGCAATTAAGTACTATATGCCATAGACTTTTCATAGATGGTACATAATTTCTTACAAGTTTAAATAACATTGTTTCTATAGGTGGAAAAAATAGTGCCACAAATTTTAGTGCATTTAGCCACAGTCACATAatttgacaagaaaaaaaatcacaattctcATCATGGCACCATGTGTTTTAAGAAATACAATAGTTGTTTTTCATGGAGAAATTCTAGCTTTAGAGTTCTGTCCctgcatttattattttatgctaAGGTTGCTCTTCTTTTCCAACTTCCATTGTCTCACTCTCCACAATTCATACGTATTCTCAGTTTACACCAGTAACTATGGAAACTGGGAAAAAGAAATAACCAAGGTATGAATAATGTGCAGGAATTAAAAGCAATCTAGAATATTCCCTTCAGCCACTCCTTCCTTCAATAGTGAAGTCGAAGACCCCTCTCTGAAGACTTTGATCACATTTCCTCTTTGAGACACCATTATTCAGATTCTCTGTATATGAAGCCTCCCTGGAAAGATCACAGAAACCTGTAGAAAGTTATAGCAGGTAACAGTTTCAAAATCAAGAAGTCATGTGTTAtcactttatatataaataaaatgagacCCAAAGATAAGATTTTACTAGAATTACCGCAGAATATACAGAATAGATAAGTACTCTTGGACAATCAGGAAGCCTAAAATATAAGCACATTTTACCTATCGGTTAATCACAACTGTCTATAAAAAAGGATCATGATGGTTGCAGAGTTCCCTCATTCAAGGTTGATTTTTAATTAGTGATGAAAACAATACCTTTATGGGGAAATTTTCCTATTTTAGAAACTAGGAATGACTCTCTAGATCGACCACTGTTTTCCTATGCAAACAAGCAAAAGCTATATTAACCATTCATGCTTCAGAATATTATAGCTAAAAGAGTTTATGATATTCACATTGGTTAAAGTCAGAGATTATAAGTCTTGGTAACTCCATTTTGTGTAAAATAGCACTTCTCTAGTATAATCACATTAAACAGTGCTTCACTGAACCAGCTTACATGGACGATAAGATGGTTGATTCTGGATATTGGGAGTTGTCTAGCAGGTGTTGGTGAAAATTGAGACACAGCAGAGATGGTTTCCAAAAGTGGGGACAATGGTTTTATGTAAATATCTCAGTGGTGTTCATAAAAGCTATTTTTGATATGGATAATATCACTTTCAATTTTTTGAAGGTAATTTATGAGTCCCTTGAGTATACTGAAACTGGTGTCTTAGAATTGGTTCTGACATCTTCCCAGCTTCAATGCATTCTATTTCAGAAATCATTCAAAGCCAGAATAAGCAATTTATGGTTTTGATGACACttctttatctttcttttatCAACTCAGGTGTTAGGAGCTGCCCAAAActgagactttttaaaattttatttgttcttttcagttgtACATGACTGCaacatgtattttgacatatttatacaaacatggaatatatcttattctagttaggatcctAATCTTGTGGATATATACAATATTGAGACTATTTgtggtgtattcacatatgaacacaggaaagttatgttacATTGCacagtctttcctattcctatgccccctcccttcccttcaccctcatttgtctaatccactgaacttctattattCCCCTCCCCCCACTTTTCATTAGTTAACATCTgtgtatcagagagaatattcaacctttattttgggggattggcttattttacatcACAATAGTCTCCAAATCTATTCATTTATCAGTGAATGTCATACAGTCATTCATTATGATTCATAGTCATTCATTATGATTCATTCTTTATGATTcattaatatttcattgtgtatataaaccacatttctatacccatttatctgttgatgggcgtctaagttgattccataatttagctatcctGAATGGTGCTGCTACAAATATTGATATGGCTGCTCTTTGGAAGAATTCCCAACTCCTGGTCACCATCAAAGCCAAGTGCAAATTGCATGAGCCCAGTGTACCTCC
Encoded proteins:
- the LOC143391375 gene encoding olfactory receptor 51V1-like, with translation MSALSHSHLNSSTFVLTGVPGLENYSLWLSIPFSSIYAMVFLGNCTVLHVIRTEPSLHQPMFYFLAMLSLTDLCMGLSTVHTVLGVLYGFMQEISLDFCIAQSYFIHGLSLMESSVLLAMAFDRYIAICNPLRYSSILTNDKIMKIGVAILCRSFSFISPAIIRLKFLNYCRPHILSHSFCLHQDLLRLACSDIRFNSIYALVLVIMNLLLDAVLIIISYIMILHTVLAIASREERMKSLQTCVSHICAVLVFYIPIIGLTMVHRFGKHLSPLVHVLMGNIYILFPPLMNPIIYSIKTHQIRRRVQRLFSLKAV